In Peromyscus eremicus chromosome X, PerEre_H2_v1, whole genome shotgun sequence, the sequence CACACCTGCCCCAAGAACAGTGAAAACAGAGTCAGTATCTACAAATTCCCAAGATGTCTTTTCACCGAGCATGGAGGATGCTATATATACCCCCATGCCTAAAGAGACCTCTTCTATGGTCTTTTCTTCTATTACATCCTCTCCAGGAACTGGAACTCGAGGTGAACAGACAGTCACTGATACTAAGAGTACACATCTAGCCTTAACTCCCAGAACCAAACTTGTCCCTACATTGGCTGAAACTTCACTCTTCCCTACATTGGCTGAAACTTCACTCTTCCCTACCATGGAGGGGCTAGTATACACCCAGAATACACCCACAACTGATGAGCCCATGCTTACTTTGATTTCTACTAAGTCACTTTCTACATACAATGCATCTGAATCAGGTCTCATATCTGTAACTGATAAAATTGACTATCAGTTCTTCACCAATGAAACTACTTGGACTTCTAAGCCAAATCAAATCCTGTTGACCTCTACGAATACAACCACCATACCTACATTCATGCCTAATGAAAATCTCACATCATCATTCCAAGATAGCACTACTAATATAGATAATTCATCCATGACTACTAATATCACCCTACTTGAAGCATCCACAGACAGCAAGGGTACCACCAGCTCTGATGCTGCTACAACCAGGTATACAACAGCTGTATTCAAATCAACATCCAGGTGGCTTAGTAATTTCTCCAGTGTTGCTGGAATCACATCTATAACTAGTCAGCCTGAGTCTAAACTCATCACCTTATTACTGAAAAGCAACTCTATGCCCACAGTAGCTGCAAATGAACTTCCCTCAATATCAAGGGAGACAGTTGATCCTTTGTTGGATGTGTCTACCCTCGCTGATATTAAACCAACTTTTTCTACTGAGAAGAGCATTTCTGAGACAACACAAATAGATACAAATGGTATGAGCACATTTGGTGTTACTATGGCCCCTCTACCAATGTCTGCAACAGCACAGAGAGTCTATACCACTGTGACAAAAGAAACCACTTCCCATCATCCTAAGGTAAAATCAACTATAGCAGCAGTAGCTGAGGTTTCTCCATTTTCAGCAATGCTGGAAGCAACAGATGAATCAACACAAATGGTGACAGCTTCTGTCACTGTTTCCCCTTTTCCAGATAGAGAAAAATTGACTACTGCATTGGATAATGAAACTGCATCTACCGCGGTGGGAGTGAGTTGGCTTTCAACAAAACGGATGAAAAGCACACCTGAGAGTTCGTATGATGGTACTACAGCAACCTTTAACTTGAACCATACCTATACAGTACACTGGCCTTCAGAGACATCTGAGGGGAAGTCGGCTTCATCATCCATTTCTGTGAGCACCCAGACACTCCCCAGACTTCTGGGTTCTTCAACAAGGATAATGGGAGCCACTTTTTCCACTACTCCTTCACACAAGACAGCTGTGTCTTTGTCTGCTTGCATCTTGTCACCACAGACTGCAGCAACTCCTTCCTCAGCAACCCCTCATCTTACTACCCACAAGTTCTCACTGCCAGTTAATGTCTCTGCTGTCACCTCTCCTGCCACCAGAATGGCAGTTTTTGATGAGACCACAGTgaccctgtctcagccttctattTTGGCCAGGGACTTCACTACATCTATGCTATCAGTTGGATCACCTCTACCAACGGTGACAGTGACCACAGTAGTGGTGCCACCAGTGAGTCCACCACCTTCCACCACCAGTGATATCATGCCTACCCACAGAGACTCACTTCATACCACTTCAGGGTTCACAGAGATCTCTTCCACAACAGCACTCACGGCAGTTTCCCCTCTGAGACAGACTTTGGTACCCTCACCGAGACCTCCCACTCCTGTGATAACTAAGGCTATAAGCACCCTTCCCTCCATCTCAGCTGACTTAGTAAGTCCATCCATACATACTCTTGTCTGCTCAAGGCCTCCTCCTAGCAACATTACTCTTGTGGCCTCTACTTACATTAGCTCAACTACATCTACATCAGTAGCAACATCATCTGTATCTCAAGTTGAGGATTCAACTCATGTTTTTAGCTTTCCCTATAGTTTTAGTAGTAGTGGAGATGTTGATATGGCTTCTGGACCCACAGAGTCATCTACTGGTGGTGAGACCATGTCCCCCCTGACCTCTGTCAATAAGCTTACTACCTCAGTAGACACCAAATCTACCACATATTTTGTAAACACACCCGTCTCCACCCAGTTGGCAGTTGCAACCTCtatgttttcttctgagaatgaaCAGACCAACGCCTCCATGGGGAAAACTCTCAGAACTACAAGGGCGGCAGAAATTTCCCCATCCAAGAATTTCTTTATTTCGGACTCCCAGAGCACCTTCCCTTGGGAAATGACAGACACAGAATTTTCTGAGACCACAGAAATCTCTAGCCACCAAACACATTTGCCTTCGGAGATTCCACCTGGGAATCCAACTTCTGGGAATTTAACCATGTCTACTGCTGGAAGCACACAGACCACACAAACCTTGACCTCAAGTACCATAATAGGTGTTCATGTTTCAGAAGGGTTGACTAGtcttgaggaaacagcactcccTTCACAACTTCAGACAATAACCAAATCTTTGTCTCCTGATAAAGAAAGGACAAGTACCCTTTCAGAATATCCTTCCAGGACTGTGGAAAAGATAGTGAGTTCCTCTCCTTTGACTCATCCAGACACAGGTCACCAGGCTACTTCACCTGTAGACACTacaatttccaggacagctagaataTCACATCCTGTGCTCATCAACACAACTTTTTCACACCTGCCTTTACTTAAAACACAACCTGAGTCGACATGGATTGCTTCTTCTAGTTCTGAAAACACGCAGACTTTCCCTAAGTCCCTCTCTCCTTTCACAACTGGACTACTCAATATCAATTTTACGATGATCCCTGCTAACGGGGGCACTACAGTCTTTTCTGTTCCAAGTGAACCTACAAACTTGCCTGGGGAGACCTCTATGGAAACATCCACTCCTACTTACCAGATGTCTTTATTACCACTCAATGTCACTGCTGTCACCCCTAAAAAGGTTTCGGACACCCCTACAATACTAATGACTAAGTCTTCCCGAACCATAAACTCAGGCTACTTGAAAAGTCTTTCTATAGGTACTTCTGGGCTTAAGTCTGAGAAGCCTTCAATGCCAGTTAATGACTCTGATTTCTCAACTACAGTGGTTTCTTCTGACACTTCCACAAGACTTAGGGCATTCTTTACTTCGGTGTCTTCACCTCCCCCCAAGACTACTAAAACCACCCAAGCATCAACATTGAATATCACACCAGTGTCATATTCTAGACCTACTTCACAAATCACAACGGTCTCCCCTACTTTCACTAATTCACAAGTGGTAGAGATGCCATTCAAGACTACAACTGCACCTGTTTCCTCTCCAGCAGAACTAGATTTTTCATCTAGGAAAACTATTCCAACCCTTATGGTGGCTGGGACCGTGACTTCAGTTATAGGCACAACTACCTCCTCTCTGCTCAGTTCTAAGAATACTGAAGCTATTTCCTTCATCCCAAAGACCACGTTTTCTTCGCTACTTTCAACAACCCAGCAATCACCACAAGAAAAGGAGCCTACCATTCTGGACATATTGCCTGGGATTACCACCAGTTCCCTGTCTACTGAGAGCAGTGGTGGAGTGACAGAACCCATCAATACCTATTCTATAACTGCCATCCCTGCAAGTGGCCTTTCATCTACTCCTTCAGACAGTTTTTATACTTCCTCGGATATTCAGGTTTCCCCATCTGTGACTAACTTTAAAGGCACCCCTAGACCTCCAGAAAGTGTAAAATCCACACTGATGTATCTTTCCCGTGATACAGGAAAGATGACTTCCTTGTCAGGGAATATTTTGCTAACCAGTGGACTAACAAAGAGCAGTTCACACGTGAATACTTCTGTTTTATACCCTTCATGGACCCAGCCGAGTGCAACCCCGCCTTCTTTGACGTCATTTCTTTACTCACCTCATAGTACCGAGGCCAAGTTTCCTCTTACATCTCAAACGGCTGAATTTCCCACACAAGGAACAAGAATCACACCTCGTACTACCCAGTCTCTACTTACAACTTCCAGAAACACACCCAGAGGTGAAGACTCTCCATTTCCAGTTTTCACACCTAATGTAATGACACCAAACAGAATGGAAACAGAAACTCTTCACTTTACTCCTGGGACTTTGTCAACATCTCAGATTGGTCTGATTTCTAGAGCTATTACAGCGATGCCATCAATTTTTACATTAGAAAGCCTTCCTACTTTGGGGCGTACTGAGAATACATCATTATCAGTGTCTTCCATAGTTCTCCCTACCATGTTGGCCGCCATTTCCAGGGCTACCTCACCGACTTGGAGCTTATCTAGTCTCCCTTCAGGCTCTCGGACATCTGTATCTAATCCTCCTCATTTTCTAACTTCACCTGCAGGAGAAATGGCAGAGTCCATGTTTCCAGCTTCTGACACAATAGCAACACCCCCTAACTTTAcaacagtgcccttttctgatgGAAGCTCCATACCCACTGAAAGCACTCCTGTAGCTACACTGAACATCATCACTGTTGACTCTCTGACTTCTCTGCCCATATCTACAAAAACCAAAGGTGACAGTCCACACACTCCTACAGCCCTTGAATCATCCCCCAGGACTACTGTGGCTGACAACTCCTGGACTGTGTCTGAAGCCAGGTCCTTTAGTAGAATGAGTATATCACCTTCTATAACCAGTCACGACCTACCTACAGGTTCTCTGTCTGTGTCTAGTCCTACAAAAACAGCTGTGTGGAGTAAAGTCCCAGATACATCAGAATCCCATACTTTAATTCCTCCTAAATCCACACTGGACTCTGTTATGAGTATAGCCACTACTCCATCCACAGCTACAGGGCCCTCATTTCCATGGATGTCTGCTGAGATGACACATCCTTCTACAGCAACTGGGTCTTCACTAATCTCTTCATCTTTTAAGACAACCTGGATAGACTCcacattttcctttctgtttacaCAAGCATCTACTTTACCAACTGCTACAGTGTCTACAGGTATTTTATTCATATACCCTTAACAGACTGTATGAACAATGAATGGCCCATTTGTTCTCCAAGTTTTCTGAAGACAGAAAATGAGGGGGAAGGTGCATGTATGTCTTATTTCCTTAAGGTCTTTGGCACACAAGTAACTTGTCTAAGCACGGAACCCTCAATCCATATTTCTTGTCTTTACTTAAATATATTACAAATGGATCTTTTCACCTAGCATGGCATTTGGAAGCATCCCTTACAGTTGTTTTGCTCTTGATGTACTGACTGTGGCTCTGCCCATGCGAATACAGACTAGGAACATCATCTTTACCCTGTCAAAGGATCatactgggggtgggagggctagagagatggctcagctattaagagcactgtctgctctcccaggggaccctggttcaatttccagcacttaCATGGAGACTCAAACTCCCCATATTACtatagttccaggagatctgatgctttcttctgacattctcaggtaccaggcatggacatagtgcacagacatacatgtaggcaatacCAccaatacatataataaataaaaaaagggtCATATGCCCTTAGGTCTGATGATGCTTACCACACAACAGaaaatatgcatgtgcatgtgcatgtgcacgcgcgcgcgcgcacgcgcgcacacacgcacacacacacacacacacacacacacaccaccaccaccaccacaaccaccaccaccactaccaccaataacaaaaaccaaaacaacacacacatacacacaaaccacaaTTGTATCATTGTATTTTGCTTTTTGAATTCCTCCTGTGTAGGTCTGAGCCCTCTCTAATCCCTACATCTAACTGACTAGAAATACTTATCCATAGTTAGGGGGTATCTGACATCCATATTGTTCAAATTTGAATGGTTCtgcaacttttaaaacatttacttaacatttcattttaattattttttttatattactttatatgtacaagtattttgcttgcatgtatatatctTCATGACATGattgcctggtgcccaaagaggccagaaaaaggtgttggatcccctggaaatagagttacagatggttgtgagccaatgtatgggtgctgggaaccaaacacaggtgctctgcaaaagcagcaaatgcccttaactgctgagccatttctccagcccctagctgtttatttattttatgtatgtatgtgtgtgggcatgtacaTAACTGTGTCCTTGTGGGGAAGGTGGACAACTTGTGGAAGccagctctctctttccaccatctgAGTCCCAAGAATTGAACTCAGCTCATTGGATCATCAAGCTTGGTAGCAAGTACTTTTATTTGCTGATCCATTTCCTTGGCTTGGACCTGTAACTCTTAAGATTCTAAAATAAGCCAGGAGgttgtggctcatgcctttaatcccagcactcgggaggcagaggcaggcggatctctgtgagttcgaggccagcctggtctacaaagtgagttccaggaaaggcacaaagctacacagagaaatcctgtctcaaaaacaaaacaaaacaaaacaaaacaaaacaaaacaaaacaaaacaaaacaaaacaaaacaaaaaaccaaaaaccaaaaacaaaaaaggaagaaagattctaaaataaatatactgcAAGACAAGATCAAGAGGAACATAAAGAGAGAAaacttgaaggagaaagaaggcaGTGAGGAGAAAACAATTGCTTTCTTAGGACAAACGATCTTAAAACCGCATTTAGTGTGGTTGTTGAATGAGCTAGAAATCAGATGGCCAATAAAAGTACAAAATTTAGGGGATTTGCAGCAAGTCTGTGTAGAAACTTCGTTGAAACCTGGGAAAATGGCCACATAATCAAAGCAAAGATGGGATGGTAGCACCTTGCATGTTTTGCTCTTGGTTATATAGCCCCAGATGCCAATTCTTGATGTTAAACTAAGCAAAATTTaggaatgaaaataaatcattgttttgtttgctttacaATGGAGAGCACTTCTGATCAAATTTTGAGGAATCAGATTCCTTGAtgtaaataacaaaaatttatttatttttcattccagTTTCCTTCTATAATACCAAAATGAGCTTCTCTGTCTTTGATGAAGAGCCAAGAGTCCTCATTACTACTGTTATTCATGAATTTACAAAAGATTGGGTAAAAtgctcttttaaatatttatggtaCTTGTTGAATACACATGACCAAGACTGGGTAGATTGAAGGTAGACTCCCTTTTCTACTGATAATCCATTTCACAGATAATCAGTTTAGATTGTTTTCACTGCACATGTATTTACTCTGTAGGCAGCACTCTGAAGACGTATGTAATTTCTTTCATAGTAGCAGTGTTGAAAGCTTTTATgagctgttattatttttatttgttgagataTGTACATTTTCCTCCACAGAGACAAATTCTGAGTCATTGCCAAATTTTCCTAGCTGGGGAAAATAGGGCAGCCATGACAAAGTATATGGCATAGTGTTCATATAGATTTATTTTCtgtactttattttttgtttgtccaCGACACAGTAAATATTTTACTTGTCCTTAAATTTTTTGATAATAAAACTAATGCATACTGTGCAACTGAAGTTCATATGAAGACACCTAAAACAGACAACTGCTGTCCTCTACTGTGCCTCTTAATAAGTTAAGGTATATCCTATGAGATTTTTCTGTACAGTTATAGGGGTGTgttctttcagaaaaagaattgaTATCATACTAattatgcctctctctctttaACTCACTCCCTTGCTAGTTAGTTAGCTCTGGGTTTTTTCAATTCTGGGGAGCAAACCCAAATCCTTGTACAGACTTGGCAAACATCTTACCAGTGATGAACACCAGTAACACTTCACTATGCATCTCTGAGCACATATGTGGTAGTGGAAAAAGCTCTGCCTTTTACAATTTAGCAGAAGCATAAGATTTTACTACATGTCTGAAACAgagattttcatttcattttcaaatctAGCTGTCTATTAATAGGCATTTaggttgtttatatattttctctattttaaatAGTGACAAAACAATGTTCTTCCAACTATTTTAGAGACCCCTGAATATTTTTATAGgattagtttttaagtttttaatcacTGGATCAAATGTCAtgaacattttacattttaaaagttatcaTCAAATGGTCTTCATGTAAGTAACAGCACCAATGTGCACCTTAGGCTCGGCAATGAATGATCATATTGGTTTTCCTGTTCTCCATTAGCACTTATGTTCAAGTGTGTATGACCCAATTCTAAGTGCTCGAAAATAGTAAGTGTCTGGAAGTGTTCAGGCTGCCTTACAAAGCTACACTTTAAAACAGCCATTTGTAATCTCTCAGTCCTGGATGGGAGTCAGGGTGGGGTAGAAGCTTCCTGGGACAGTGTGAGGAGGCTTAGATTTGGATGAGATTTGCTGTGCCTCAAATGGTGTTTCTTCTGTGCACATGTATCTCGGCTTTCTCTTTGTCGTCTTATAAGCAGAACAATACTTATTGGATTTGGGCTCGACCTTTCACTTTGGTCACCCCCTAATGGCTCTATAGACAAATTCGATCACATTGCAGATTGGGGCTTCCGTATTTGAAGTTAAGTTGGAGGGCCCCTTAGCTCCTAAcagtgtggaaaaaaaaactggagcaAGTTTGGAAACGTTGGGTTCACTGAAATGACAACTGCAGCTCACATTGTCCCAAGGGACTTCCTTGACTTAAAAATGGAAGAGAGGCCACACAAACACTGAccatcctcttttttctttttttctgctttttgcttttacagttaaattttatgtttcaaaACAGTGAATTTTCTCTTGCTAACTTGGCTATTCAAATCAAAAGCAGGTATGTAAATGGCATCTTCTGTGAGTTGAAGGGAAATAGAGGGACCACCTGGGTCTGTGAGTTTCCCTGTTGATATCTAGGAATGAAGAATGCATTTGTCTCACTGTAGGTTGTAATATCAatggaagaacaaaagaaaagaaaagaaaacaatacaggGAGGAAGACAGTAAATCAGACTCATTGGCAGCATCTTACTCTCAGTGTAAGAAATCCAGTTTCAGGAGAGTGAAAATGCACTCACATGAGAAAGGCTTCAGCCCGTCTAGAAAGCCTCTGATCCTAGGACTCAGACGCCTCGCACGAAGTGCCACCTCAGAACACTGTCACAGGTGGCTGCCCCTCCATGTGACTGCCTACTTTCTCTATGTTGGCTCTTCGGTTTCTCTCATGTGTTCAAACAAAAATAGGTTTGCGAAGGATTATTTATAAACGGAGATTATCATTGGTTATTGTCTCAGTTTGGCAGACTAGTTGGCTGCAGCCACATCAAGCGTTTTCCTCAGTTTGGGAGGATGTGACATCAGTGTGGTTGGATCCCGAGGAAGGACCTTCTTGAGTCTTCACATGCTAGGGGGCACAGACAGGAAGCACGCTGTCTTTACATAAGATGTTTACTAGTTCACAAATGCTCTTCATGGGGCTCCACCCTAGTTACCTAACAACCTTCCAAAGAGCTCATCATCTAGCATCATCTCATTAGACTTCAACATAAGGATTTTGACTAGACACAAAAATTCAACACCCCCCAAAATGATTAAAAGCAAACAGGAGATATTTGGAGTCTCCAATATTGTTTTACAAgtcacatgttgtttttattcAATGTAAAAGTAATGTTGCCACTGTAAAATGTATGTAGAATTAATGTATAGAAATCTCTGACACTAATATGGTAAATCTATAAAGCCCACGTTTTTCCTACCCTTTGAAGAATACCTGTGACCATCTAATACCATATATTCCTCTAGTTTTAGTAAGAGACTTCCTAGTCTATATATTGTTTAagaactttcttttcttgtttcataATAAATCATGTACATCTTCTATGTCATAATATAAAAGTtagcttattttcttttcttcttcttttttttttgagacagtgtctcactgtgtagctctgactgtcctggaacttgctatgtagactcaggctgggctcaaactcatagagatctacctactTTTGCTCAGAGGtagtggaattaaaggcatgtaccaccatcctGAGCTTAGCTTATTCACTTTAATGTAACGATTACATAGATATTTGAGTAATTCCCACCACTGTACATGTATTCTTTAATGCACTGCTGCTGAGCAAGTCTCAGCACCACTTTAGTATGCAAACAATGATGAAGCTCACTTCAAGGGTCCCCTTGGAGCTCCAGCACGGTTGGAATTATGCTACCTCACACCTGTCATTAGCCTTACCTTGTAATCCATGCATTTGGTGCTACATttcattttctataattttgtgATGCTTTTGATACAGAAAGACTTCTGAAGAAGAGATGGACATGTACAGACATATTGTAAGTAATTTTTCAAAATGAACCTACTTGTGACCCATTCTGAAAATGATTAGCCATAAGTAAGTAGCTCTTTTTCCTAGGAGTGTATCACCAGGCAAGTTCAGTGGTGAAAGGTGAGGATCAAATTATTTCCTTTAGGATTGGCACAGGGACCTATCAAGAAAGCAACCCTCTGTTTCTTCTAAAACGGCCATGTGGCAGCATTTTGGGGAAGATTTTGTGGGCAGGGTGTGTGGAGGGACTTAGGAATCATA encodes:
- the Adgrg4 gene encoding adhesion G-protein coupled receptor G4; the protein is MKNHILYQKLYGLILVSSFIFLSDSLSLKGKRLDFYGEGETYVRLTSPMPELSRLTACIDLISMTDSSHPWMAFSYITNNTLLGREDVDLGLAGDHRQLILYSFGKTFYISYHLIPFHWHTMCLIWDGVKGRFELFRNKERILAIMDQPHSLPPDGTLVLGHFPRNGEGQIKTVVPRFTGSLYYFQLWDRILENEEFTTCLYGNVVNWEDDVWLIHKISPTVDRRLRCFVSENMTIQETSTTVSQQIDLTTPFQITGLNPQKTVHPSTVSSESMPVSTINHAAISYSNTIPSPLATVSASKDLKTSMAQTATFSADVLFTSTSIPLSTQSTPIHTATGSVKATQHSNLGKTKTTKMLEVMGTETFHPTIATDFFNTSGITKNSIVSETLTTKSQSAVGNAISFLTTESTSMSTTSRPKHKSTDVATLSTSKSGHEFLVSSAARTASWSTLEETSAIATDIGIASSFPAESLLTSTAAPMNSVFSGNQVASTLSTTDAEMAFTVHSVLPMRTTPAPRTVKTESVSTNSQDVFSPSMEDAIYTPMPKETSSMVFSSITSSPGTGTRGEQTVTDTKSTHLALTPRTKLVPTLAETSLFPTLAETSLFPTMEGLVYTQNTPTTDEPMLTLISTKSLSTYNASESGLISVTDKIDYQFFTNETTWTSKPNQILLTSTNTTTIPTFMPNENLTSSFQDSTTNIDNSSMTTNITLLEASTDSKGTTSSDAATTRYTTAVFKSTSRWLSNFSSVAGITSITSQPESKLITLLLKSNSMPTVAANELPSISRETVDPLLDVSTLADIKPTFSTEKSISETTQIDTNGMSTFGVTMAPLPMSATAQRVYTTVTKETTSHHPKVKSTIAAVAEVSPFSAMLEATDESTQMVTASVTVSPFPDREKLTTALDNETASTAVGVSWLSTKRMKSTPESSYDGTTATFNLNHTYTVHWPSETSEGKSASSSISVSTQTLPRLLGSSTRIMGATFSTTPSHKTAVSLSACILSPQTAATPSSATPHLTTHKFSLPVNVSAVTSPATRMAVFDETTVTLSQPSILARDFTTSMLSVGSPLPTVTVTTVVVPPVSPPPSTTSDIMPTHRDSLHTTSGFTEISSTTALTAVSPLRQTLVPSPRPPTPVITKAISTLPSISADLVSPSIHTLVCSRPPPSNITLVASTYISSTTSTSVATSSVSQVEDSTHVFSFPYSFSSSGDVDMASGPTESSTGGETMSPLTSVNKLTTSVDTKSTTYFVNTPVSTQLAVATSMFSSENEQTNASMGKTLRTTRAAEISPSKNFFISDSQSTFPWEMTDTEFSETTEISSHQTHLPSEIPPGNPTSGNLTMSTAGSTQTTQTLTSSTIIGVHVSEGLTSLEETALPSQLQTITKSLSPDKERTSTLSEYPSRTVEKIVSSSPLTHPDTGHQATSPVDTTISRTARISHPVLINTTFSHLPLLKTQPESTWIASSSSENTQTFPKSLSPFTTGLLNINFTMIPANGGTTVFSVPSEPTNLPGETSMETSTPTYQMSLLPLNVTAVTPKKVSDTPTILMTKSSRTINSGYLKSLSIGTSGLKSEKPSMPVNDSDFSTTVVSSDTSTRLRAFFTSVSSPPPKTTKTTQASTLNITPVSYSRPTSQITTVSPTFTNSQVVEMPFKTTTAPVSSPAELDFSSRKTIPTLMVAGTVTSVIGTTTSSLLSSKNTEAISFIPKTTFSSLLSTTQQSPQEKEPTILDILPGITTSSLSTESSGGVTEPINTYSITAIPASGLSSTPSDSFYTSSDIQVSPSVTNFKGTPRPPESVKSTLMYLSRDTGKMTSLSGNILLTSGLTKSSSHVNTSVLYPSWTQPSATPPSLTSFLYSPHSTEAKFPLTSQTAEFPTQGTRITPRTTQSLLTTSRNTPRGEDSPFPVFTPNVMTPNRMETETLHFTPGTLSTSQIGLISRAITAMPSIFTLESLPTLGRTENTSLSVSSIVLPTMLAAISRATSPTWSLSSLPSGSRTSVSNPPHFLTSPAGEMAESMFPASDTIATPPNFTTVPFSDGSSIPTESTPVATLNIITVDSLTSLPISTKTKGDSPHTPTALESSPRTTVADNSWTVSEARSFSRMSISPSITSHDLPTGSLSVSSPTKTAVWSKVPDTSESHTLIPPKSTLDSVMSIATTPSTATGPSFPWMSAEMTHPSTATGSSLISSSFKTTWIDSTFSFLFTQASTLPTATVSTVSFYNTKMSFSVFDEEPRVLITTVIHEFTKDWLNFMFQNSEFSLANLAIQIKSRKTSEEEMDMYRHILEQKKGQGIATIFHIPYSCACWVIIKAKSSLESVELISRIRTKIHGNLTHANFTRDQLTLLVKSDHVVVEKLEPGKCEADETPSKYKGTYKWPLTDPTETAQVRCIKNENRNVTRICSISSQTGKCQWEKPSFKQCKLLQGLPDKIVDLANITISDENADDVAEHILNLVKESPPLDEEETKIIVSKVDDISNCDEISTNLTQMILQIISTVTEKQSDPASNLPPVSNKILRIIERAGHKMEFVGRTANLTVARLALAVLRVDHRFEGMAFSIHSSEEVTTPQIFLGGIPLRRVLASIYLPKSLREKVPLNGLQTILFNFFGQTSLFKAKPITTALMTYVVSASISNTSIQNLADPVIIILKHIQGNWNYDQVYCAFWDFDTDNGLGGWNSSGCKVKETNVNYTICQCNHLTHFGVLMDLSRSTMDAVNERILVIITYTGCGISSIFLGIAMVTYIAFHKLRKDYPSKILINLCTALLMLNLAFLVNSWMASFQQVGLCITAAVALHYFLLVSLTWMGLEAVHMYFALVKVFNTYIPNYILKFCLAGWGIPAITVAIILSIRKDLYGTLSPTTPFCWIKDDRIFYISVVAYFCLIFLTNLSMFCTVLVQLTSVKSQSQKTRKKMILNDLKGTISLTFLLGLTWGFAFFAWGPVRIFFMYLFAICNTLQGFLIFVFYCVMKESVREQWQRHLHCRWFRLDNFSGKMFGINVRYKQKKLKKTHESKLLTPSLKSTITNSTFKSMGSMPSTPSEISFPNGDFDDCSHTFSSLGCEAAPTFIRRALPAEIKTNSIQKQRSFSINVSRDAHLIPSPGLGKMFNL